The Pirellulales bacterium genome has a window encoding:
- a CDS encoding DUF58 domain-containing protein: MSTVEKYLKPEVIRQISRLDMRAQFIVRGFLQGLHASPFHGFSVEFSEHRKYTPGDDPADIDWLVYAKTDKYYVKKFEAETNITGYLVMDLSSSMGYTFRQELTKFEYGICLAAALCWLMVHQQDPVGLITFDEQIRQSLPARSKRTQIGQVLSLLAKLRPEGKTDIARSLTQIAAMLRHRSLVMLFSDLLTEPEPVISALGRLRHRGHDVILFHILDEAEVNFPFDGVIEFEEPETRDHLQVDADNFQSEYIGAIREFREFYRRHCFQLGVDYVPLDTSMQFDRALTEYLLSRRGRH, encoded by the coding sequence ATGTCCACCGTCGAAAAATATCTGAAGCCGGAAGTCATTCGCCAAATTTCACGGCTCGATATGCGGGCGCAATTTATCGTCCGCGGCTTTTTGCAGGGCTTGCACGCCAGTCCATTTCATGGCTTTTCGGTCGAGTTCAGCGAGCACCGCAAGTACACGCCCGGCGACGATCCCGCCGACATCGATTGGCTCGTCTACGCCAAAACCGACAAATACTACGTCAAAAAGTTCGAGGCCGAAACCAACATCACCGGTTATCTGGTGATGGATCTCAGCAGCTCTATGGGCTACACCTTCCGCCAGGAACTCACCAAGTTCGAATACGGCATTTGTCTGGCCGCCGCGCTGTGCTGGCTGATGGTGCACCAGCAAGACCCCGTTGGGCTGATCACCTTCGACGAGCAAATTCGCCAAAGCTTGCCCGCCCGGAGCAAGCGCACGCAAATCGGGCAAGTGTTGTCGCTGCTGGCGAAGTTGCGTCCGGAGGGAAAGACCGACATCGCTCGCAGCCTGACGCAAATCGCGGCCATGCTCCGGCATCGCAGTTTGGTGATGTTGTTTTCCGATTTACTAACCGAGCCAGAACCGGTCATATCGGCCTTGGGCCGGCTTCGGCATCGCGGCCACGATGTGATTTTGTTCCACATTCTCGACGAAGCCGAGGTGAATTTTCCCTTCGACGGTGTGATCGAATTCGAAGAACCGGAAACCCGGGATCATTTGCAAGTCGACGCCGATAATTTCCAATCCGAATACATCGGCGCCATCCGCGAATTCCGCGAATTTTACCGCCGCCACTGTTTTCAACTCGGCGTCGATTACGTGCCGCTGGACACCAGCATGCAGTTCGACCGCGCGCTCACCGAATACCTCCTCAGTCGCCGCGGTCGCCATTGA
- a CDS encoding AAA family ATPase codes for VLTGKSIVNLQKLVGSVAVSEYIVKYVSRLVRATRPKDASAPEFVRDLVDWGAGPRAGQFLIQGGKALAAMEGRFSVAIDDVKKIAVPVLRHRLSTNFQAQAEGMTSEAVVLRLLKEIPEPEIPKFEKR; via the coding sequence AGTTCTCACCGGCAAGTCCATTGTCAACTTACAAAAACTCGTCGGCAGTGTGGCAGTGAGCGAATACATCGTCAAATACGTGTCTCGACTGGTTCGGGCCACCCGGCCCAAAGACGCCTCCGCTCCGGAATTTGTCCGCGACTTGGTCGATTGGGGCGCTGGTCCCCGCGCCGGGCAATTTTTAATTCAAGGCGGCAAGGCCCTGGCCGCGATGGAAGGCCGATTCAGCGTGGCCATTGACGACGTAAAGAAAATCGCCGTCCCCGTCCTCAGGCACCGCCTCAGCACTAATTTCCAAGCCCAGGCCGAAGGCATGACCAGTGAAGCCGTTGTTTTACGGCTGCTGAAAGAAATTCCCGAGCCGGAAATTCCCAAGTTCGAAAAACGATAG